From one Liolophura sinensis isolate JHLJ2023 chromosome 10, CUHK_Ljap_v2, whole genome shotgun sequence genomic stretch:
- the LOC135476647 gene encoding cilia- and flagella-associated protein 119-like translates to MVLTGEDTTPYAQEPTKLIQPRSHTAKICIWADLSVDDIDRLNESQNADHIKKVLAEIFHLEDYQQDLKTGVLIDLYYYTVQFARDHSFNKEQTSTLFSIVKKTHEVCIETPFGNVDQTFAYFKELMLCHAVNRPPHSIELFSADEVKSITEYVINTYFRHFKMYKYAFTPLVRLDLSMNYIGMPDPPPEPEESGVVSPESGAPEEGVGGHETPTSEREKSDLMEEPEAKPEESAAKKELRSMIKNYLAEEMKKMKMSVEDQLKTTEDVLIKKLEVVEGATAKKGGKGSAKGKRK, encoded by the exons ATGGTTCTAACTGGGGAAGATACGACACCTTATGCTCAAGAGCCTACAAAGTTAATTCAG CCTCGGTCTCACACAGCAAAAATATGCATCTG GGCAGATTTATCTGTGGATGACATTGACAGACTGAATGAATCCCAGAATGCTGACCATATCAAAAA agtgttggcagaaatatttcacctggAGGATTACCAACAGGATCTGAAAACTGGAGTACTCATTGACCTCTACTATTACACTGTTCAGTTTGCCAGAGATCATTCCTTCAACAAGGAGCAGACCTCCACATTATTCTCTATTGTCAAGAAGACTCACGAGGTCTGCATAG AAACTCCATTTGGAAATGTTGATCAGACGTTTGCCTACTTCAAAGAGCTCATGCTGTGCCATGCTGTAAAT CGCCCACCCCACAGTATTGAGCTATTCAGTGCAGATGAGGTGAAGAGCATCACAGAGTATGTGATAAACACATACTTCAGACATTTCAAGATGTACAAGTATGCATTCACACCCTTG GTGAGGTTAGATCTGAGCATGAACTACATCGGGATGCCTGACCCCCCACCAGAGCCTGAAG AGTCTGGAGTTGTCTCTCCTGAGTCAGGTGCACCAGAAGAGGGAGTTGGTGGACATGAGACACCAACCAGTGAAAGAGAAAAGAGTGATCTCATGGAGGAACCAGAGGCCAAGC CTGAAGAGTCTGCAGCCAAGAAGGAACTGCGCTCCATGATCAAAAACTACCTGGCTGAGGAGATGAAGAAGATGAAGATGTCAGTAGAGGATCAGCTGAAAACCACAGAAGATGTGCTGATTAAGAAGTTAGAGGTGGTGGAGGGGGCTACGGCCAAGAAAGGTGGAAAAGGATCAGCAAAGGGGAAGAGAAAATAA